In Paenibacillus guangzhouensis, a single window of DNA contains:
- a CDS encoding coenzyme F420-0:L-glutamate ligase — MERVVGTVVRGLRCPIINQGDNIEEIVVDSVLKAAEVEGFHFNDKDIVTVTESIVARAQGNYATIDHIATDIRSKFGDTTIGVIFPILSRNRFAICLRGIAKGAKKIVLMLSYPSDEVGNHLVDIDMLDEKGVNPWTDVLTEEQFRGYFGHNKHPFTGADYIDYYKSLIEEYDVDCEVIFSNNPKSILDYTKNVLTCDIHTRFRTKKILKANDGDKVYSLDNILSESIDGSGYNEAYGLLGSNKATENTVKLFPRNCQPVVDHIQRILQEKTGKHLEVMIYGDGAFKDPVGQIWELADPVVSPAYTSGLSGTPNEIKLKYLADNNFADLRGEELQQAIAQFIDHKGSDLIGAMEAQGTTPRRLTDLIGSLSDLTSGSGDKGTPIIFIQGYFDNYTK, encoded by the coding sequence TTGGAAAGAGTTGTTGGAACAGTGGTTAGAGGTCTTCGATGCCCGATCATCAACCAAGGGGACAATATAGAAGAGATCGTCGTAGATAGTGTGTTAAAAGCGGCAGAAGTTGAGGGTTTTCATTTCAACGACAAGGACATTGTGACAGTAACGGAGTCCATCGTCGCTCGGGCTCAAGGCAATTATGCGACAATTGATCATATTGCTACAGATATCCGTTCGAAATTCGGAGATACGACGATCGGCGTCATTTTCCCGATCCTAAGCCGGAATCGGTTCGCTATCTGTCTGCGCGGTATTGCAAAAGGGGCTAAAAAAATCGTCCTTATGCTCAGCTACCCCTCGGATGAAGTGGGCAATCACTTGGTAGACATCGACATGCTGGATGAAAAAGGCGTGAATCCTTGGACGGACGTACTCACAGAAGAACAATTCCGAGGTTATTTCGGACATAACAAACATCCATTTACGGGTGCCGACTATATTGATTACTATAAATCGTTGATTGAAGAGTACGACGTTGATTGTGAAGTTATCTTCTCTAATAATCCTAAATCCATTTTGGATTACACTAAAAATGTGCTCACATGCGATATTCACACCCGATTCAGAACGAAAAAAATCTTGAAAGCGAATGACGGAGACAAAGTTTACAGCCTCGACAACATCCTGTCGGAATCCATAGATGGCAGCGGCTATAATGAGGCTTACGGTTTACTCGGATCCAACAAAGCAACGGAAAATACCGTCAAGCTATTCCCGCGCAACTGCCAACCTGTCGTGGATCATATCCAACGCATACTTCAAGAGAAGACAGGCAAACATCTTGAAGTCATGATCTACGGAGACGGCGCATTTAAAGATCCGGTGGGTCAAATATGGGAGCTTGCGGATCCGGTCGTATCCCCGGCTTACACCTCCGGCCTGAGCGGCACGCCGAATGAAATCAAATTGAAGTATTTGGCGGACAACAATTTCGCCGATTTAAGAGGCGAAGAGCTCCAGCAAGCGATTGCTCAATTCATTGACCATAAAGGATCGGATCTGATCGGGGCGATGGAAGCGCAAGGAACAACGCCGCGGAGACTTACGGACCTGATTGGTTCGCTGTCCGATTTAACTTCAGGAAGCGGAGATAAAGGTACGCCGATTATCTTTATTCAAGGCTATTTTGATAACTACACCAAATAA